The following DNA comes from Phytohabitans rumicis.
GAGCCCGGGCACCGGGTTCGGCCCATGTGACGTGCCGTTGAAGCCGAAAGTCTTGGTCGAACCGGGCTGGATGACGCGGTTGTGCGACTGGTTCCGGGCGGTCACGGTCGCGCCGGACTGGGTGGTGTCGGCAAGCCAGGACTGGGTCACCTGCTGCCCGCCGAGGAACGCCCAGCGTACGGCCCAGCCATTGATCGCCGTGGTCCCGGTGTTGGTCAGCGTCACCTGCGCGGTGAAGCCGCCGGACCAGGAGCCGTGGATCACGTAGTCGACCTTGCAGCGAACGGCCGGTGGGGCGGCCGCGCCCTGGTCGGCGAGGAAGGAGGCGACCCAGGCGAGCGCCGAGTTCCAGTTGACCGCCACCTCGTTGGTCGCGTACGACTCGATGTGGTCGACGTAGCAGAACATCGGTTGGCAGCCCTCCAGCAGCTGCTTGGCGTACGGGTCGTCGAGGCCCGCGTTCGCCCCGCCCGCGATCGAGCCGGCCGGCGGGTTGGGCAGCGACGCGTCGAGCTGGTTGCCGAAGATCCGGCTGTGCTGGTTCTTCGACGCCTTCTCGCCCCAGCCGGTGACGTACGAGTGGTTCAGCGCGTTCCGGCCGAGGATGTAGTCCATGCCCTGGATCGCGCCGTCCCGGTACCTGGCGTCCCCGGACAGGTCGTACGCGGTGGCCAGCACCGCCATGTTGTTGAGGACATTGCTGTTGGCGCCCCAGAAGTAGGCGCCCCGGTGACCCGGCATCGGCAGGCCGTACGCCTGGCCGGCCTGGGTCGTGAGGTACGCGTCGGCGGCGGCCAGCACGGACGTACGCAGGCGCTGCCGCTCGGCGGCCGGCAGTCCACTCGGGACGGTGGCCAGGTCGAGCCGGCCGAGCGCGGCGGTGCTGCCCCAGCCGAAGCCGACCGGGCCGAAGACGTCCGCGCTGGTGTGGTGCGCCGACGCGGTCACGTCGGCCAGGTACGGCGCCTCCCCGGTGGTCAGGTAAAGCTCGGCGGCCGCCCAGTAGAACTCGTCGCTCACGTCGTTGTCGCTGTACGTACCACCACCGGTGCCGTCGTTCGGGTCGGCGTACACGGCAGGGTTGGCCTTGGCCGCCGCGTAGGCGGTCTTGGCGGCGGTGAGCGCCTTGGCCGCGAACGGCGCGTCGTACGGGGCGAACAGGCGCGCGCCCTGCGCGGCGGCGGCCGCCAGGTTGAGTGTGGCCGCGGTGGACGGCGGGTGCAGCTCGCGCTGCTGCGGGTCGTCTTCGGGCTGCAGGGGCAGGCCGGTCCAGGCGGCGTCGTGCATCTTGTGGTGGGCCATCCCGGCGCGTGGCTGTCCGGCGGGGACCTGCATGCGGAGCAGGAACTCCAGCTCCCACCGGGCCTCGTCGAGGACGTCGGGCGTACCGTTGCCGCGCTCGGGAAGGCGTAGGGTGCTGTCGCCCAGCGCGGCGCCGGCGCCCGCGGACGCCGCGGTCTTTGTCCGCTCGAACGCGCCGAGCAGCTGGGCCGTGGCGATGCCGCCGTTTACGACGTACTTGCCGTGGTCGCCGGCGTCGTACCAGCCGCCGCGTGCGTCCAGCCGGTAGCCGCAGACGCCGGGCTGGCAGGGCACGTCCGTGTCGCCCCGGTTGGGTGCGACGTCGAGGTGGCCGGCCGGGCGGGCGTACTGCTCGCCGACCAGGGCGCCGTCGATCGCGATGCCGCTGCGCTGGATGTAGAAGAACTGCAACGCGTCCGAGCGGAGCTGCTTGTAGACATCGGCGGAGATGTCGAACGGGTGGCTGGTCTCGCCGTCGGCGGTGAGCGTGTAGCCGGTGCCGGCGGTGCGGTACGCGGAGAAGTCGATGGTGTGCACGTTCTGCCCGGACGCCTGGTCGACGCCGCGCGGGGTGCTCTGGCCGCTCGCGAGGACCGTCGTGCCCTTGGTGAGTTCCCAGGGCAGCGGGTCGGTGGCGGCGGTGACGACGGTGGCGTTCTTCGGGCCGGCGGGCAGGTAGCCGACCTGGTTGACCCGGACCCGCGGCCCGGTGTCCGGCACGTACGGCGGCTCCTCCTCGCCGCCGATCAGGGACACGTTGTCCAGGCAGAAGGTGTACGCCGTCGGGTTGGCGCCGACCTGGAACGCCACCTGGGCCTGCTCGGTGTCGACCGGCGAGGTCAGGGTGAACTCCAGGTGCTGGGTTTCTCCGGTCAGCACGACGTCGCGGGTCAGGAAGGAGGTGTACGGGTCGACGCCGAGCTGGACGGCCGCCCGTACGGTCGCGCCCGGCGCGGCCGAGGCGTCGAAGGAGAAGGTGTACGCCGCGCCGGCGACCAGGGTCACGCCGTTCTGCCCGACGCCCCCGTCCCACGGGTTGGCGAGCCCGCCGGGCACCTCGGAGCACAGCTTGCCGTCCACGACCGCGGTCGAGGTGGTGCCGTACGAGTACCAGCCGGCGGTGCCGTCCGCGAAGTCGCCGTTTTCCACCTGCTCGGGACCGCTGCTGCCGGCCTCGCTGGTCAGCGACACGTCGTCGAGGCAGAACGTGAACGGCTCCGCCGAACCACCGAGCTGGAACGTGAAGACGCCGTTGGACGAGTCGAGGTTGCCGCTGAAGTCGTACACGAAGGTCTGTGGCGTGCCGGTGAGGGCGACCTCGCGGGACAGGGCCGTGGTGTACGGCGCCTCGTTGAGCTGGACGTTCGCGCGGACGGTGACCGGCACGCTGGCGGACGCCGAGAAGGTCAGCCGGTACGCGTCGCCGTCGACGAGCGGGATGTCGCTGTGGCCGATCGCGCCGTCCCACGGGTTGGCGAGGCCGCCGGGCACCTCGGCGCAGAGCCGACCGTCCACTGCGGAGACCGGCGCGTTGCCGGTGTTCCACCAGGGCGCGGTGCCGCTGTCGAAGGTGCCGTTGTCGATGTGCTGGACCTCTTCCGCGTACGCCGCGGTGGCCAGGCCCGCGGCGGTGAGGAGGGCGGCGGCTAGGACGGCGAGGGCACGTTTCACGGGGGCCTCCAGGCATTGGGAGCGCTCCCATCATATCGATGTATTGAGATGCAAGGAAGGGCACCTTGTTATCGCTTTACGCATAGGAGGGGACCCTTCCTAACGCCCAAGGCGGAAAGCGGGATTTTTGTAATCTCTCGGGCGATGCGGTGATCTACTAGAGACATCCCTACGTCGCCCTGG
Coding sequences within:
- a CDS encoding glycoside hydrolase family 9 protein, whose protein sequence is MKRALAVLAAALLTAAGLATAAYAEEVQHIDNGTFDSGTAPWWNTGNAPVSAVDGRLCAEVPGGLANPWDGAIGHSDIPLVDGDAYRLTFSASASVPVTVRANVQLNEAPYTTALSREVALTGTPQTFVYDFSGNLDSSNGVFTFQLGGSAEPFTFCLDDVSLTSEAGSSGPEQVENGDFADGTAGWYSYGTTSTAVVDGKLCSEVPGGLANPWDGGVGQNGVTLVAGAAYTFSFDASAAPGATVRAAVQLGVDPYTSFLTRDVVLTGETQHLEFTLTSPVDTEQAQVAFQVGANPTAYTFCLDNVSLIGGEEEPPYVPDTGPRVRVNQVGYLPAGPKNATVVTAATDPLPWELTKGTTVLASGQSTPRGVDQASGQNVHTIDFSAYRTAGTGYTLTADGETSHPFDISADVYKQLRSDALQFFYIQRSGIAIDGALVGEQYARPAGHLDVAPNRGDTDVPCQPGVCGYRLDARGGWYDAGDHGKYVVNGGIATAQLLGAFERTKTAASAGAGAALGDSTLRLPERGNGTPDVLDEARWELEFLLRMQVPAGQPRAGMAHHKMHDAAWTGLPLQPEDDPQQRELHPPSTAATLNLAAAAAQGARLFAPYDAPFAAKALTAAKTAYAAAKANPAVYADPNDGTGGGTYSDNDVSDEFYWAAAELYLTTGEAPYLADVTASAHHTSADVFGPVGFGWGSTAALGRLDLATVPSGLPAAERQRLRTSVLAAADAYLTTQAGQAYGLPMPGHRGAYFWGANSNVLNNMAVLATAYDLSGDARYRDGAIQGMDYILGRNALNHSYVTGWGEKASKNQHSRIFGNQLDASLPNPPAGSIAGGANAGLDDPYAKQLLEGCQPMFCYVDHIESYATNEVAVNWNSALAWVASFLADQGAAAPPAVRCKVDYVIHGSWSGGFTAQVTLTNTGTTAINGWAVRWAFLGGQQVTQSWLADTTQSGATVTARNQSHNRVIQPGSTKTFGFNGTSHGPNPVPGLFTVNGAACG